The following coding sequences lie in one Treponema sp. OMZ 790 genomic window:
- the gpmA gene encoding 2,3-diphosphoglycerate-dependent phosphoglycerate mutase has translation MKLVLVRHGESEWNKLNLFTGWTDVELSEKGVEEAKEGGVYLKKEGFDFDICYTSYLKRAIHTLNHILNEMDREWLPVIKTWKLNERHYGALQGLNKAETAEKYGEDQVKIWRRSFDIAPPVLEGGDKRCPYLQEQYRGIEKSELPLTESLKDTIARAVPFFEETIKPQMLEKKRILITAHGNSLRALVKYFENLSDEEIISVNIPTGVPLVYEFDKNFKVMSKRYLGDQEKINAKINAVANQGKKK, from the coding sequence ATGAAATTGGTTTTGGTCAGGCATGGCGAAAGTGAATGGAACAAGCTTAATTTATTTACCGGATGGACGGATGTGGAATTAAGCGAAAAGGGTGTAGAAGAAGCAAAGGAGGGCGGAGTCTATTTAAAAAAAGAAGGTTTTGATTTTGACATCTGTTATACTTCTTATCTAAAAAGGGCAATCCACACACTCAATCATATTTTAAATGAGATGGATAGAGAATGGCTTCCCGTCATAAAAACTTGGAAGCTTAATGAAAGACATTACGGGGCCTTGCAGGGCTTAAACAAGGCAGAAACGGCCGAAAAATACGGAGAGGATCAGGTAAAAATTTGGCGCCGATCCTTTGATATTGCCCCTCCTGTCTTGGAAGGAGGAGATAAGCGTTGTCCCTATTTACAGGAACAATACAGGGGAATTGAAAAATCAGAGCTTCCCCTAACAGAAAGCTTAAAAGATACCATAGCCAGAGCCGTTCCTTTTTTTGAAGAGACTATAAAGCCTCAAATGCTTGAAAAAAAAAGAATTCTTATAACAGCCCATGGGAACTCCCTCAGGGCATTGGTCAAGTACTTTGAAAATTTAAGCGATGAAGAAATCATTTCCGTAAATATTCCGACAGGCGTTCCCTTGGTCTACGAATTCGATAAGAATTTTAAGGTTATGAGTAAACGCTATCTGGGAGACCAAGAAAAAATAAACGCAAAAATAAATGCAGTTGCAAATCAAGGAAAAAAGAAATAA